The genomic segment tccctctcaccctctctctctctctctctcttcctctctccctctttctcttttttcttctctctctcacacagagTTGATATTTGTCCTAGTAAACAACTTATTCCCCCCAAAATAAGTAGAATAACTTGTTGGCATAAACAAAGGATACTTTGAAATTTAAATCCTCAGAAGACCTTCTAGCCTGCTTATTTTAACCATCCTGGACTATTTTGAAACTGGGTGGTGTTTCTGGTGATCAGTGGTCCTTGCTTTGGTGTGGGGCACAGTGGTGCTAGTGCCACTCTGGGTCTCACTTGCTCTTTTTCGTCTGCAGGAAAGAGCCCAGGGTGTGGTGCTGAAAGTGCTCACAAACTTCAAGAGCAGTGAGATTGAGCAGGCTGTGCAGTCACTGGACAGAAACGGCGTTGACTTGTTAATGAAGTACATTTATAAAGGCTTTGAGAAGCCTACAGAAAATAGCAGCGCAGTGCTGCTCCAGTGGCATGAAAAGGTATGTGAGCACTGCCCCGCGCCAGGTGAGCCACTGGGCTTGCCCCAGGCTTCAATCAGCGGGCCAGATTTTCCAGAATAAACATCGGATGGTCTGATAGGTGTGTAGGGTCACAGGGTGAGCCCTAACCTGGGACATCTGGTCACTTCCCTCTCTCAAGGAAGCTCCTGGTAGGGATCTGCTGTCTCTGGTCATTGcagttacttttttcctttttcgcTGCTGATTTATGCCAGGCGGGACAGGGTGCTTTTGGTAGATAACATGGGGGCAGATAGCATGGCATGGTATGGTGACTGAGGAGTCTAGGTAGGAAGGGGGCTTGCTGGTTGGTTGGGGCTTCATGATATTTGCAGTGGTGGAGGCAGCCGTTGGGGGTTCTTAAGGGTCCTCTGGACAGCTCTAAGGtcttcctgccctggcctcagCCTTACCAGGCCAGAGCACGCAGTGGGCAGAAACCTCAATCTCACTTAATATGGCCTTCGTCCAGGTGAAACAGAAAGAGCTGTCTGCCCTTCTCGTGGGTCAGTGTGAGAGCAAGTCCTTTGGCAAACCTATGTCCTGCCTGTACCATTGGGGCTGCCTCCCACACCCTCCCCCGCACACCCCTAGTGCCACAATAAGCACGCCCACCATTAAAGCAGACCAGGCAGTTACTAACTCACCAGCCGTCCTGAGAGGCTCAGTGCTGAGTGGGAAGAGAGGGGTTTTACAGTGGGCCAGTCCTTAAGGCGGTGTGGGTGCTGGGCTGTGGCTATGGCCTTAGGTCTGCCAGTGGGTGTGCTATGCCTTCTTGGCCTCCCCTCTCCTGGGCGAGAAGGAAGTGAACAAGTCCTCTGTATGATGGGGAGGCCAGGCCCTTTAAGGCACTTGGTGTCTGCCAGCCACCTTAACAGGTGGCACTCAGTGAGCTTGTGTGCATCTGGAATCTCAGCTCTTGgtgaggctgacacaggaggatcgctggagcccaggagttggagaccagcccaggcaatgtagtgagactccatctctataaaaaatattaaattaggccaggcacagtggcttatgcctgtaatcccagcactttgggaggcagaggtgggtggatgacctgaggtcaggagttcaagaccagcctggccaataatggtgaaacactgtcttaactaaaaatacgaaaattagttgggcatggtgtgggctcctgtaatcccagctacttgggaggctgaggcaggataattacttgaactggagagatggaggttgcagtgagccgagatggtgccgttgcactccagcctgggtgacaagtgaaactgtctcaaaaataataataaattagcagggcatagtggtgcacagctgtggtcccagctactcaggaggatcgcttgaactcaggaggtcaaagctgtgcagtgagctgtgatctaggcaacagagtgagaccctgcctcaaaagggAAACTCAAGGGACTCTGCATTGTGTGCTTGGTGACGGTGTTCTCAAGCCAGTTCTCCCTGAGAGCTGGCAGGTCTCAGGAGCTGTGGCTCCAGCACAGGGAAGATTCCCTAGAATGTGCTGTGTCTCAGGAATCCTCTTTCGTGGGTCTGTCAGGATTTAGGTCAGGGGATGTCCCCCCTCCCCAGCAAGACAGGCTCCCCTTTGGCCAACCAGGTCTCAtctgacacattttcttttcctgcccCCACAGGCCTTAGCAGTAGGAGGACTAGGCTCCATTATAAGAGTTCTTACAGCAagaaagactgtttaaaaaaattaaaagactcaTGTTACCTTGAGAAGAATTCTGGATGCCCAGGCTGGTGAAGAAGGGATTGACAATGGACCATCTTCCTAGGAACTCCCAACTAAACTATTTCAGGACATGTATCtgctgaaatgtattttattttcaaggtgGAGGGGAAAATCGTCTGTTTCCTAAATCCTGTGCAGGATCTGATAGTCTATGCCTTTGTCTCCGAGTACTGCAGAACTTTTTGTCTACGAGTGGTGGCTGGTATTGGTCAGGCGCACCTGTGTGCACTGGGGGAGGGATGGTTTGGGCAGGTGCAGATCCAAGGGCTGTGGTAAATGGGAGAGCTTGTGTTTTTGAAGTGGGAAAAACCAAGAGTTTGTACAGACATCCTGTCTTCCAGAGAAGGAGGACGCTCTTGGGCTCATTGTAAAGTGCCTGCTGCATCAATAAAGCTCTTGGCTTATTAGTATATACATTGCGGTGTGTTTCATGTATGCAAACAAATGGTAATGAATGGAATGGTAATGAATGAGAGTTCAGTTGTTCCAGAAACCTGATGTGGGAGGAGTAGACCTGTGTCCCTGTTGAGCCACATGCCCCTGAGAGCGAGCATGGCAATCCACAGGCCCTTTGCCACAGCAGGATGCCAGCCCTGGCCTCAGAGCTGCCGGCTGCTGCGGAGATGTGTTTGCCTAGTAACTTTATTGTTTCTTACTCCTTTGATTTGTATGTAATTTTGGagcttatttaatttaataaaaagtgCCAAACATTTAATAATTGACCTAGGCTTTAAAAGTCTTCAGTTTGTGGGATTGCACTTGGAATCGTTTGAGGGTGGGCCTCAGATGTGCCTGGTCACGTCTCCTGATGCTGGGTGGGCTGTGCTGCAGAACTCTTACTGCCGCATGGACaagttttctttaaacaaatgtCAGAAATGGGGAGCAATCAGCCAGTAGGTAGATAGAAAGCATACTTTTGGTCGCCATCACCACTAACAGAGCCTCTCTGAAGGgcaaaaatgcttttctttcctttttagcaCATGCAACTGCAGCTTGCATTCTGTTAAAGGTCAGGGCCCCATTCACACTCCTGAAACTCCTCTGGGTCATACAGCCTTTGGGTATAGACTTTGACCAAAGTGGCACAGTCCTGCCCTCAGCCCCTCTGCAGAACCACTGCAATTCGTAGGGGGTAGGACGAGGCTGTTAGCTTCATTAAATCACCTATATGTATTCACCCCAATCCAGTTTGGGGAGGTTCTTTCTGAAAGGCAAACATTCTCTAGCCCTTGAAGTTGGCCTTGGAGTGTTAAATATGAGACACAAAATACCAGATTTAATGAgtcaaagaaataacaaattataGCAAGTAAAATCCATTGTAGTTGCATCTGGATTGAAGAGCTTTAATCAAAAAGTATATTGCACCACAGATGAATTTTCTACAGcagttttcaagaatacaatTCCTATTTACAACATTGAAGGAGAGCTCAAGATCCGACGCTCATATAAAGGGCTATAGATCCCATCTATCCCAGAAAGTTTTGTACAAGTCAAAGTGCATTAGATCACTTAGCATATTTACTCCACTCTTCCTCTTAAAGCTGAAGGAAATTCAACATGCAGGAGGAAAGCCTACTCAGTGAATCCTCCCTAAACTGAGTACAGACAGGAACAGGCCCCACAGCTATATCTAAAACTGCCAAGGAGTGGGGCCTGGGATGTGTGGGGGACCAGTTCAAGGGCCAGAGAAGCCACGGAGGCAGCGGACAGCTTCCGTGGAAGTGTAGCTGCCTTTGGCAGGCTGTGAGCTACC from the Callithrix jacchus isolate 240 chromosome 1, calJac240_pri, whole genome shotgun sequence genome contains:
- the ARPC5L gene encoding actin-related protein 2/3 complex subunit 5-like protein, translating into MARNTLSSRFRRVDIDEFDENKFVDEQEEAAAAAAEPGPDPSEVDGLLRQGDMLRAFHAALRNSPVNTKNQAVKERAQGVVLKVLTNFKSSEIEQAVQSLDRNGVDLLMKYIYKGFEKPTENSSAVLLQWHEKALAVGGLGSIIRVLTARKTV